The Intestinibaculum porci DNA window ATGAAAAGAAAAAAGACTCACATCACGATTTCGGGATGGATATCATTCCCGCTATGTTAGCGGATCATAAGAAATTATTTGCTTATGAATTCAAAGGTTACTGGAAAGATGTCGGCACTGTTGACTCATTATGGCAGGCGAACATGGACTTATTAAATGATTCAGACTTGGATCTTTATAACATCAAGAAAGACTGGAAGATCTACTCTGAAGATACTCTTGCAAAACCACAGGTTATCGGTGATAAAGCGAGCGTTAAGAATTCTCTTGTAACGCAGGGCTGCACTGTGAATGGTGATGTTGAAGGCTCTGTCTTATTCAACAATGTCAGTGTCGGCACTGGGGCAAAAGTCGTTGATTCAGTCTTAATGCCAGGCGTTTTAGTCGAAGAAGGCGCTCAGGTCTATAAAGCAATCGTCGATGAAGGCTATACAGTAAAATCAGGAGAAGTCATCAATAAAGAAGCTAAAGAAGTGGCTCTGCTGAGTAAAAATACGAGAGATTAGGACGGGAGGATTACAAAATGGCTAAAGTAATTGGACTTGTTAATTTACATTCCGATATCGAATTAAAAGGATTAACAGAAAGAAGACCAGTGGCATCTGTAAGCTTCCTTGGTCGTTATGGAATTATTGACTTTGTTTTATCAAACTTCTCTAATTCCCAAATTGATAATGTGGGGATTCTGATCAAAGAAAAACCAAGATCATTATTCAAACATATGGCAAATGGTAATGCCTGGAACTTCAACTCTAAACGTGGTGGGGTATCTTTACTTTATGATGAAAAGTATGCCAACAATAATATGTACAACCACGATATTAACAATATCTTAGAAAATATTGCGTTTATTGAAAAGAATAAACCAGATTATATCGTGATTGCCCCAGCGCATATTATTACGACTATGGATTATAGTGAAGTGGTAGAAGCTCATCGTAAATCTGGTGCGGATATTACCATGGTTTATAAGAAAATCAAAAATGCGGATGAACGTTTCATCGGTTCCGACTACCTGAAAGTGAAAAACGGTGTCGTTGAAGCAATTGAAAAGAATAAAGGCAACGCCAAGAATCGCGCCATTTCTCTGGAAACATATGTTTTCTCAAGAGAAGCATTATTAAAATTATTAAAAGAAGCCCAGAATGTTTCTGCTTTCTTTAACTTAAAAGATATCTTATCTTATGCTTTAGATGAAAAGAAGATCGACGCTTACGAATTCAAAGGCTTTGCGGATATTATCGATTCCTTTGAATCTTACTACAGAGTCAGCTTAGATTTCTTAAATATCGAAGTGTCTACCCAGGTATTTAAGACCAACTGGCCAATCTATACAAATACCAACGATACACCACCAACAAAATATAAGAAGAACGCCGAAGTGAAGAATGTTTTCGTAGCTAATGGTGCGATCATCGATGGAACAGTGAATAACTGTATTATCGGTCGTGAAGTGAAAATTGGTAAAGGTGCCGTTGTGAAGAACTCTATTATTTTCACCGGTGCGGAAGTTAAACCTGGTGCCGTTGTGGAAAATGCAGTCATCGATAAAGATGCCATTATCCAGAACAAGAAAGAAATCAAAGGCACACCTGAAGCACCTCTTTATGTCAAAGAAGGAGATAAAGTTTAATGAGAATTGTTTTCGCTGGATCAGAAGCACAGCCTTTCATTAAATCCGGCGGTTTGGCTGATGTCTTAGGCTCTTTGCCTAAGGCTTTAGCGGCCAAAGGCAATGAATGTTATGTGATTCTGCCTAAATATCAGGATCTGAAAATGCCGGAAGCCCTCGAATATGTCACAAACTTTTATTTATGGGTCGGCTGGCGTCGCTGCTATTGCGGTGTGTTTAAAGCCGTAGTCGATGGCGTGACGTATTTCTTCGTGGACAACGAACAGTATTTCAGAAGACCTGGACTCTATGGCTATGATGATGACTATGAACGTTTCGCATTTTATGACTTTGCCGTTTTGGAATGCTTATCACGTTTAGACATCATGCCTGATATTCTTTCTTTACATGACTGGCAGGCCGCAATGATTGCCCCATTATATAAAGAAAGATATTGTTACTATGATTTCTATGGCGGCGTGAAAGTTACTTTCACGATCCATAATATCGCTTATCAGGGCAAATGTGATCCCTTCTTATTACAGGATCTCTTTGGCTTAGATAACTATCTCTATTACAATGGCAATATTCGTAATGATGGCTGTATGAACATGATGAAAGCTGCTATTGTTTATAGTGATGCGATTACGACAGTATCCCCAACGTATGCAGAAGAAATCTTAACCGATGCATATGGTGAAGGTTTACAATCCATCTTAAAGATGCGCCGTTATGATTTATACGGCATCTTAAATGGGATCGATTATGATGCGATCAATCCGGCAACGGATCCCGCCATCGCATTCAACTACGATGCCACGGACGTCAAAGAAAAGAAAGTCGAAAATAAATTAGCCCTTCAGCGTGAAGTCGGCTTGCCAGAAAATCCGGATGTTCCACTCATTGGGATCGTGACCCGTTTAACCTGGCAGAAAGGTCTCGATCTGATTATCAACCGTTTCGAAGAACTGATGAAACGTGATGTGCAGGTTGTGATCCTTGGCGCTGGTGATCAGAAATATGAAGGACCGCTCAAAGGCTTTGCCGGTTATCATAATCAGAAGTTCTCACTGAACTTAAAGTATGATGCCAATTTAGCAATGCGGATCTACGCTTCGAGCGATATGTTCCTGATGCCATCGTTATTTGAACCATGTGGTCTTTCCCAGATGATGGCGCTACGTTATGGCAGTGTTCCCATCGTTCGTGAAACTGGCGGCCTAAAAGATACCGTCTTCCCATATAACGAATATGAGGATACTGGCACTGGTTTTAGTTTCAGTAATTACAATGCCCATGAAATGCTGCACGTGATTGATTATGCGATTCACGTTTATCGTGAAGATCGTCCTGCCTGGGACCGCATTGTTCAGCGTGGCATGGCTGAAAAGCTGGACTGGGAAAAATCAAGTGAAGAATATCTGAAAGTCTTCTCATCCCTCATGAGATAGGTTCAAAAGCTCGCATATGCGGGCTTTTTTTGGCTGTTAGCACCAATTGCTTGTAAGCCGAAATAAAACCGCTTACAATAAAGGCAAGAGAGGATGTGAAACCATATGATGAAGAAATTATTATGCGCTTTATCGATCATTTTAGGCATGGGTGTCATGCCAGTGCAAGCAAAAGAAATTCCTGATTTTGGTACTAATCTCAAAGAAGATGAGCTTTCTGTGCCAGTTAAAACCATGAAAGATTATATCGTCGATCCAGACAATGGAGGAGTGGATCAATGGCATACCAAAGCCGATTATGTGTTTTATCTTTTACGGATTCATCATACGGAAGGTCTTTACTATTATTACGTCTTATCAAAAGATTTTTCAGTATATGATGGACGTATTCAAAATCGTCTTCGCGGAATAAGTGTTTATTTGTATGATGGGAAGGATAAGAATGTGGATTTACGAATCTTAGGTAAAGCGAAAGCGCCGGTTAAACGGATTGAGAAAGAGGCCTTTATGAAGACAAAAGCGAAAACGGTGATCTTACCGGCAACGGTGACTTACTGTGAACCGCATGCTTTTGGGAAAAATGTGACAATTAAAAAATCTTCTCTCTTAAAGAAGGCAAAAGATGGCAGCTTTCAGGCTTATTATAAGGTCAATCATCATTTCTATAAGCCAGAGGCCTTACAATCTTTACGTTTTAAGGGAAAAAAGAGGATTATACTTAAGGCTGGACAATCTTTTTCCCTAAACTATCAGGTGAAAGTGAAGGGAAAATATTATCCGATTTCCCTTGATCAGTTATCTTTTGAGGCTCCTGGCTTAACGATTCGAAAAGGGAAGGTCACCGCTCAAAAAGCGGGGGTATATTCATTAAATGCCTTCTTAAAGACGCAAGAATATGGCAAATCAAGCCAAGTGCAGGTGGTGATTTCATGATGAAAAAGATCCTTTTATTGATTTTATTTTTGGTGATGGGAGTTTCACCGGTGTATGCCTATGATGATGTATATGATCATCAGGAGTATTGGAAATACTATAATGAAAAAGAGCAGGATCGGGAAACGATCCCTGCTTATGACATTGATATGTTTCGGGCAGACTATCGTTCAACGCACGAAGAAAGTGATTATTTGTATTATCTGATGCGGAAACATAAGACGGGCGGTTTTACTTATCGTTATCATCTTGATTTTAAGCCTGAGCGGCTGAAAAAATTATATACGTCGCCAGCCATAGACAATCCTTATATTCATGGTGTCGATGTCTTAGGTTATGATGCTCGTTTGAAAACGATTGATTTTAAAAAATTAACGCGTCAAAAAGGGTATATCCGCAGGATTGGGGCGAATGCTTTCGCCCATACGAAGCTTACATCGATCACGGTACCAGATAGTGTGGAATATGTTGGAAAAAATGCCTTTGGGTTTCTTAAAGTTAAGAAATCCCCCTATCTGATCAAACAAAAAGGTATTTATAAGTATTACTTTGTATCCGGGAAAAAACGTATTCAGCCAAGTGATGTTACGGCATTATATTATCGCGGCACGCAGGCTAAACTCGATGGGGGAAAGAGTGGCGCGATGAAAACAATTCCGCAAAAGGATTCTGAAAATAAATCTCCATCTTATGTTATGACATTAAAAAAGGGACAAAGTGTGTTTTTGAATGGATATATCAAAGTGAAAAACAAATATTTCCCGATCTCTTACAAGCAGGTGAACCAGCTATCCGAGCGGAAATATAAACACTATGTGAAATTTTATAAGGGGAAATTAACGGCCTTAAAGAAAGGCGGCGAATTCATCACCATTGTACCAATGGCGGGGGTTTATAATATAAGCTATGCAATTGAGGTAAAAGTTGTTTAAAGAAAGACCGCTTCATTTGAAGCGGTCTACATGTCTTCCGTGACTTGGAAAATATAAAATTTTAAATAAGAAGAATCTTCATTTCCCCAAAGAATCGGATGATCGCTAGCCTGCTGACGGAATTCTACCTGGGCTAAGCGTTTATTGACCGAGCGAGCAGCCTGATCAATCGCTTTTTTAAATGTTTCATTATCCATGAAATGAGAACATGTACAAGTGACTAAGAAGCCGCCATCACGAACTAACTTTAAGCCCTGACGATTGATTTCACGATAACCGCGCATGGCTTTTTTGATAGAACTCTTTGATTTGGTAAAAGCGGGCGGATCGAGGATGACAACGTCATAGCTTTCTCCCTGCTCGATTAATTCTGGTAAGAAATCAAAGACATCATGGGTTTCAAAATGAACGGTGTCTTCTAAATGATTCAGTTTCGCATTTTCGTTTGCAAGTTCAACGGCTAGATCACTCGCATCAACGCCAAGTACAAAGTCAGCTCCGGCAATCCCGGCATTGAGGGCAAAGGTTCCAATATAGGTAAAGCAGTCTAAAACTTTCGCGCCTTGAGCGATCTTATGAATAGCTAAACGATTGTATTTCTGATCAAGGAAGAAACCAGTCTTTTGACCATTTTCAATATCGATATTGTATTTGACACCATTTTCGGTAATGACAAATTTGGTTTCGAAAGGCTCGGTTAAAAAGCCTTTGACACGTGGTAAGCCTTCCTTATCGCGCTCTCTGGCATCAGAACGTTCATAGACGCCTTTTAACGGCCATGCGCATTCTGCAAAAACGGTTTGCAGGGCTTTGACAACCATCATTTTCAATTTTTCAGCGCCTAAGGTTAAAGCCTGTAAGACGCAGACGTCTTCATACTTATCAACTGTGATGCCTGGTAAGAAATCAGATTCGCCAAAGATTAAGCGACAGCTGCTTGTGTCGCCGGTATGGAGACGATAAGCGATCGCGTTACGGACGCGTTCATCAATAAAAGCCTGATCAATTGTCGTATCGAGAGAACGCGATAATAAGCGAATTCTGATTTTTGAATGGGTATTAATATAGCCCTGACCGAGCGGATAGTGGTTGAAGGCTTCCACATTCACCAAATCACCGTCGGTAAATGGACCGGAAATCGCATCGATTTCGTTATCGAAAACCCAGAGGCCGCCGCGATTGAGGGTGCGGCCTTCACCCTTTTTCAATGTTACTGTTACTTTTTGCATTTTTATCACCGCTCAAATTATAGCGTATAATTGCTTAAGTGCAACCATTTTACTTGTATGAACTAGGTGTTTTTGATAAACTTGACTGTAGAAAGACCAGATTGTCTTGAGGCCATGATTCGTCATGGATTTTTTTACAGAAAAGTGAGGACTTTTTATGAAAATTTTTAATTCCTATACCAATAAAAAAGAAGAGTTTAAACCTATTGAACCCGGCAAGTGCGGAATTTATGTCTGCGGACCAACGGTATACAACTATGTGCATATCGGAAATACCCGTCCAATGATTGTTTTTGATGTCTTACGTCGTACTTTAGAATATCTTGGCTATGATGTTACGTTTGTCTCTAACTATACGGATGTCGATGATAAGATCATCAAGAAAGCCAAAGAAGAAGGCGTGAGTGAAAAAGAATTAACGGAAAAATATATTAAAGCTTATGAAGATGTCCGTGATGGCTTAAACATTGAAAAGCCAACCTTTACGCCTCGTGTTACCCAGACGATGGATAAGATCATTGCTTTTATTGCGGATCTGATTGATAAAGGATACGCTTATGAAGCCGATGGTGATGTTTATTTCCGAGTTCCTAAGATTGATGATTATGGAACATTATCAGGGATCAAAGTTGATGACTTAGTTAATGGGGCATCCCAGCGTACAGCGACAGCTGATGATGCTAAAAAAGAATCTCCATTAGACTTTGCGTTATGGAAAAAGACCGATGAAGGGATTCAGTTTGATTCTCCTTGGTCAAAAGGCCGTCCTGGCTGGCATACGGAATGTGTGGTTATGATTAATGATATCTTCGGCCGCGGCAATATTGATATTCATGGCGGCGGCCATGACTTAAAGTTCCCGCATCATGAAAATGAAATTGCGCAGTCAGAAGCCTTCTCTCATACGCATTTAGCGAATTACTGGGTGCATAACCAGATGATTAATATCAATGGGGAAAAGATGTCTAAATCTTTAGGCAATGTCTTATGGGCAAAAGATTTATTAGCGCAGTTAGGCACGAATGTGTATAAGTGGTTAATGTTATCAACACATTATCGTAATCCTTTAAACTTTACCGATGATGTTTTAGCCAATGTGAAGAAAGAAGTCAGCAAAGTGGAAAACGTGGTCCGTCAGGCTTCTCTTTACTTAGTAACACATAAAGTCCCAGCCGCTGATTATGATAAAGCGACGGTGGATCATATGGTGGATGCATTAAGTGATGACTTAAATACTTCCTTAGCTTTAACAGAAATCTTAGATCAGGTAAAAGTCGTTAACTCAGTGATGCGTGTCAAAGATAAAGATGATGCGAAAATCGCAACGGCTTATGCAACGTTAATGAAGATGCAGGATGTCATGGGCTTTGCCTTCAAAGGTGTTGAAATGAGCGATGAAGATATCGATCTTTACAACAAATGGCAGGCTTTAAAGAAAGAAAAGAACTTTGAAGAAGCCGATAAACTGCGTGCTACATTAACTGAAAGAGGCATTTTATAATGCGTCCAGAACTGCTTAACGCCTTAACGTTAGCTTACTTAGGTGATGCTTTATTTGAAGTTTATATCCGAGAATATCTGATATTAGAAAAAGGCATCACGAAACCTAATGACCTGCAGAAAGCCTCCGTCTCTTATGTTTCAGCGGTGGCGCAGGCCTACTTTATGAAAGTCGCACGAGAAAGCGGCTTTCTGACTCCGGAAGAACTCGCTATTTATAAGCGTGGCCGCAATACCAAAGCGCATAATAAATCGCATAGCCGGACCTTAACGCATAACCAGTCATCAGGTTTTGAAGCCTTAATTGGGCATCTCTACCTGATTGGCAATCAGCAGCGTATTGATGAAATTGTGACCTATTACAAACAAGTTATTGAATCAAAAGAAGAGCAGGAAAAAATATGAAACAGTGGATCTACGGCCGCAATACGGTCAGAGAATTAATTAAAAATCATAAAGCCAGTCAGGTATTTATTGTCCGCAACACCAATGATGATCTGATCAAGCTTTGTAAAGATAATCATGTGAAAATGAGGATTGGCGAGAAGAAAGAAATGATCAGCTTAGTTGGCAATGTGGCTCATCAGGGCGTAGCCTGTGAAACCGAAGGGTATGACTATGCGACTATTGAAGAGATCTTAAGCAGTGTTCCGAAGGGGAAACAACCGTGCCTGTTAATGTTAGATGGCTTAGAAGATCCCCATAACTTAGGAGCGATTTTAAGAACCTGTGATGCCGTTGGTGTCGATGGGGTCATCATTGGCAAGAAACGTTCGGTCTCTTTAAATGCGACGGTCGCAAAAGTTTCTACTGGGGCCATCGATCATGTGAAAGTGGCTCAGGTGACGAACTTAACCCGCACCTTAGATGCTTTAAAGAAGCAGGGATTCTGGGCGGTTGCCTGTGAGAATGAAAATTCCCAGGATTACCGTCAGGTTGATTACAATATGCCTTTGGTTTTAGTCATCGGCTCGGAAGGTTTTGGCATTTCCCGTTTGTTAAAATCACATTGCGATTTGAATGTGGTCTTACCAATGGTGGGGCATGTCACTTCCCTGAATGCCTCAGTGGCGACAGCCGTTTTGTTATATCAGGTCTATAATTCACGTCATCCTCTTTAGGAGGACGTATGTACATTCAAAATATTCGCGAATATATCTATTTGGCCCGCTGCGGCGATGCCGATGCTTATGATGAAGTATTTCATTATTATCGCATTCTGGCCTATAAAGTGACCCGGACGTATACGGAGGGGAATATCGATGTTTATAATCATCTGTTAAGCGGTTTTGAGTATGTTTTATCACAATATGAAGGATACTCGCAAAGCAGTTTTGCAACGTATGCTTTCACCTGTTTAAAACATCGGGCGCTTCAGTTGTACAACCGGATGCATAAGCAGGCTGAAATCTCCTTGGAGCAGCCGGTGAATGATGATGAGTCAAAGCGGATGATCGATATTGTGGCGGAAGAGAAAACCACTTATAATCCACTTGCTCATATCAGCAAGATCGCCGATGAGGAAGCGTTTCAGAAGTTTTTAGAGAAATATGTGAACCCTGATCATCAAATGGTGATTAAGCTCCATAATGAAGGTTTTACGACCGATGAAATTGCGAAAAGGACACATTTTAGTCCGGGCAATATTTACAATATTATCTATCGGGTGGAAAAACAGTATCGTGAATATAAACAACGGAAAAATCAAAAAATGGTAGATTTTTCCAGCAACAAAAAGACAAAAGATATTTGACTCCCTAGAATGAATGTGATAAATTATAGGGGCTAAGGGGTGATAGTATGAGAGAAAAAGTCATTTTAGTTTGTACAGAGTGTTTATCTCGTAACTATACCATCTACAAAAATAAACGGACCAA harbors:
- the glgD gene encoding glucose-1-phosphate adenylyltransferase subunit GlgD, producing the protein MAKVIGLVNLHSDIELKGLTERRPVASVSFLGRYGIIDFVLSNFSNSQIDNVGILIKEKPRSLFKHMANGNAWNFNSKRGGVSLLYDEKYANNNMYNHDINNILENIAFIEKNKPDYIVIAPAHIITTMDYSEVVEAHRKSGADITMVYKKIKNADERFIGSDYLKVKNGVVEAIEKNKGNAKNRAISLETYVFSREALLKLLKEAQNVSAFFNLKDILSYALDEKKIDAYEFKGFADIIDSFESYYRVSLDFLNIEVSTQVFKTNWPIYTNTNDTPPTKYKKNAEVKNVFVANGAIIDGTVNNCIIGREVKIGKGAVVKNSIIFTGAEVKPGAVVENAVIDKDAIIQNKKEIKGTPEAPLYVKEGDKV
- the glgA gene encoding glycogen synthase GlgA; the encoded protein is MRIVFAGSEAQPFIKSGGLADVLGSLPKALAAKGNECYVILPKYQDLKMPEALEYVTNFYLWVGWRRCYCGVFKAVVDGVTYFFVDNEQYFRRPGLYGYDDDYERFAFYDFAVLECLSRLDIMPDILSLHDWQAAMIAPLYKERYCYYDFYGGVKVTFTIHNIAYQGKCDPFLLQDLFGLDNYLYYNGNIRNDGCMNMMKAAIVYSDAITTVSPTYAEEILTDAYGEGLQSILKMRRYDLYGILNGIDYDAINPATDPAIAFNYDATDVKEKKVENKLALQREVGLPENPDVPLIGIVTRLTWQKGLDLIINRFEELMKRDVQVVILGAGDQKYEGPLKGFAGYHNQKFSLNLKYDANLAMRIYASSDMFLMPSLFEPCGLSQMMALRYGSVPIVRETGGLKDTVFPYNEYEDTGTGFSFSNYNAHEMLHVIDYAIHVYREDRPAWDRIVQRGMAEKLDWEKSSEEYLKVFSSLMR
- a CDS encoding leucine-rich repeat domain-containing protein; this translates as MMKKILLLILFLVMGVSPVYAYDDVYDHQEYWKYYNEKEQDRETIPAYDIDMFRADYRSTHEESDYLYYLMRKHKTGGFTYRYHLDFKPERLKKLYTSPAIDNPYIHGVDVLGYDARLKTIDFKKLTRQKGYIRRIGANAFAHTKLTSITVPDSVEYVGKNAFGFLKVKKSPYLIKQKGIYKYYFVSGKKRIQPSDVTALYYRGTQAKLDGGKSGAMKTIPQKDSENKSPSYVMTLKKGQSVFLNGYIKVKNKYFPISYKQVNQLSERKYKHYVKFYKGKLTALKKGGEFITIVPMAGVYNISYAIEVKVV
- a CDS encoding class I SAM-dependent rRNA methyltransferase translates to MQKVTVTLKKGEGRTLNRGGLWVFDNEIDAISGPFTDGDLVNVEAFNHYPLGQGYINTHSKIRIRLLSRSLDTTIDQAFIDERVRNAIAYRLHTGDTSSCRLIFGESDFLPGITVDKYEDVCVLQALTLGAEKLKMMVVKALQTVFAECAWPLKGVYERSDARERDKEGLPRVKGFLTEPFETKFVITENGVKYNIDIENGQKTGFFLDQKYNRLAIHKIAQGAKVLDCFTYIGTFALNAGIAGADFVLGVDASDLAVELANENAKLNHLEDTVHFETHDVFDFLPELIEQGESYDVVILDPPAFTKSKSSIKKAMRGYREINRQGLKLVRDGGFLVTCTCSHFMDNETFKKAIDQAARSVNKRLAQVEFRQQASDHPILWGNEDSSYLKFYIFQVTEDM
- the cysS gene encoding cysteine--tRNA ligase, whose amino-acid sequence is MKIFNSYTNKKEEFKPIEPGKCGIYVCGPTVYNYVHIGNTRPMIVFDVLRRTLEYLGYDVTFVSNYTDVDDKIIKKAKEEGVSEKELTEKYIKAYEDVRDGLNIEKPTFTPRVTQTMDKIIAFIADLIDKGYAYEADGDVYFRVPKIDDYGTLSGIKVDDLVNGASQRTATADDAKKESPLDFALWKKTDEGIQFDSPWSKGRPGWHTECVVMINDIFGRGNIDIHGGGHDLKFPHHENEIAQSEAFSHTHLANYWVHNQMININGEKMSKSLGNVLWAKDLLAQLGTNVYKWLMLSTHYRNPLNFTDDVLANVKKEVSKVENVVRQASLYLVTHKVPAADYDKATVDHMVDALSDDLNTSLALTEILDQVKVVNSVMRVKDKDDAKIATAYATLMKMQDVMGFAFKGVEMSDEDIDLYNKWQALKKEKNFEEADKLRATLTERGIL
- a CDS encoding Mini-ribonuclease 3; its protein translation is MRPELLNALTLAYLGDALFEVYIREYLILEKGITKPNDLQKASVSYVSAVAQAYFMKVARESGFLTPEELAIYKRGRNTKAHNKSHSRTLTHNQSSGFEALIGHLYLIGNQQRIDEIVTYYKQVIESKEEQEKI
- the rlmB gene encoding 23S rRNA (guanosine(2251)-2'-O)-methyltransferase RlmB, translated to MKQWIYGRNTVRELIKNHKASQVFIVRNTNDDLIKLCKDNHVKMRIGEKKEMISLVGNVAHQGVACETEGYDYATIEEILSSVPKGKQPCLLMLDGLEDPHNLGAILRTCDAVGVDGVIIGKKRSVSLNATVAKVSTGAIDHVKVAQVTNLTRTLDALKKQGFWAVACENENSQDYRQVDYNMPLVLVIGSEGFGISRLLKSHCDLNVVLPMVGHVTSLNASVATAVLLYQVYNSRHPL
- a CDS encoding RNA polymerase sigma factor, which encodes MYIQNIREYIYLARCGDADAYDEVFHYYRILAYKVTRTYTEGNIDVYNHLLSGFEYVLSQYEGYSQSSFATYAFTCLKHRALQLYNRMHKQAEISLEQPVNDDESKRMIDIVAEEKTTYNPLAHISKIADEEAFQKFLEKYVNPDHQMVIKLHNEGFTTDEIAKRTHFSPGNIYNIIYRVEKQYREYKQRKNQKMVDFSSNKKTKDI
- the rpmG gene encoding 50S ribosomal protein L33; the protein is MREKVILVCTECLSRNYTIYKNKRTNVERLELRKYCKRCGKHTLHKESK